The genomic region CCCCCGCCAAGCTCCCAAGCCGTCAGCAGACGGCGTCAAACCATGGGTAGCGGGCATTCGGCAACAGCCTCCCCAGGGAGGATTAAAACAATGTTTCATCGGCTCAGGCAACTCTGTCTGGTCGCCCGCGAGCTTGACCCCGTGGTCGCGGATCTGATCGCCGTCTTCGATATCGAGATCTGTCATCATGACCCCGATGTCGGCATGTTCGGGCTGCACAATGCGCTGCTGCCGATCGGCACCTCGTTCATCGAGGTGGTGGCCCCCACACAGCCCGGCACCACGGCCGAGCGCTATCTGGACCGGCGGCAGGGCGATGGCGGCTATATGGTGATCACCGATACCGACGACCTCGACCGCTGGCGCGCGCATATCGACGCGGTCGGCGTGCGGGTGGCGGCGCCGCTGGCCATCGGCAGCTATCAGGGCCTGCAACTGCATCCGCGCGACACCGGCGGGGCCCTGCTCGAAATCAACTGGACCGAGGGCAATGGCGCGATCGACGGCCCCTATCATCCGGCCGGGCCCGACTGGCGGGGGCATGTCCGCACCGGGCTGGTCACGGCGGTGACCGACGCCGAGCTTCAGGCCGCCGATCCTGAACGGCTGGCGCGGCGCTGGGCGGAGATCCTGCGCCGCGAGGTTCGCGCCGTGGGGGCGGGCGAGGGTGAGGGCTTCGCCTTCGATCTCGACAATGCCAGCCTGCGCTTCGTGGCCGATAGCGACGGCCGGGGCGAGGGGCTGGGCGGGGTCGATCTTGCCGTCACCGATGAAGCCGCCATCCGCCGGCGCGCCGCCGCCCGGGGCCTTGGCGTGGCCGACGACCATGTCGTGGTCGGCGGTGTCCGCTTCTATCTGCGCCCCGCCGCCTGATCAATCCGCTGCAACCGGAAGAACCCCTGGATATGGACCTCAATTACAGCGCCGAGCAGGACATGCTGCGCGAAAGCGTGGAGCGCTTCATGCGCGACGTCTATGCCTTCACCACCCGTCAGAAGCTGTTGAAACAGGCCTGGAACGATGGCGCCGGCGCTGCCGAGGCCCGCGCCGTCCATGCCGGCCCCCATTGGCGGCGGTTCGCCGAACTGGGCTGGCTGGCGGTGCCGTTTGCCGAGGATGACGGCGGCATCGGCGGCGGCCCGGTCGATTTCGGCATCGTGATGGAAGGCATCGGCCGGGGGCTGGCGATCGAGCCGGTGCTGCCGACGGTGATGGCCGCCCGGCTGGTGGCCGAGATCGGCACCGCCGACCAGAAGGCATCCTGGCTGACCCCGGCGCTGGAGGGCCGCAAGCGGCTGGCCCTGGCCTTCGCCGAACGGCAATCGCGCTATGACCTGACCGATTGCGCCACGACCGCCACAGCATCGGGCGCCACAGCATCGGGCGCCACCGCATCGGGCGCCGCCGCATCGGACGATGGCTGGGTGCTGGATGGCGCCAAGGCGGTGGTGCTGGGCGGTCATGCCGCCGACGGCTTCGTGGTTGTGGCGCGCAGTGCCGGCGCGCGGCGGGATGCGGCCGGGATCAGCCTGTTCCTGGTCGATGCCGACGCGGCGGGCCTGTCGGTCAGGGCCTATCGCACCAATGACGGCACCGGTGCTGCGGACATCACCCTGCGCAACGTGACGGTGCCGGCATCGGCGCTGCTGGGCCGGGCCGGGCAGGGCGCCGGCGATCTGGAACGGGCGATCGATTTCGCGATCGCCGCCGTTGCCTCGGAAGCCGTCGGCGTGATGGCGGCGCTGTGCGAGCAGACGCTTGAGTATCTGAAGACCCGCCGCCAGTTCGGCCGGCCGCTGGGCGACAATCAGGTGTTGCAGCACCGCATGGTCGACATGGTGATCGCGACCGAGGAGGCCCGATCGGCGGCGCTGCATGGCGCGCTGATGATGGCGGTGGATGACCCGCGCGCCCGCGCCCGCGCGCTGTCGCTGACCAAGATCGAGATCGGCCGCACCGCCACCCGTGTCGGGCAGGAGGCCGTGCAGCTTCATGGCGCCATGGGTGTGACCGAGGAACTGGCGATCGGCCATTATTTCAAGCGATTGACCGCCATCGCCGCCAGCTTCGGCGATATCGACTGGCACACCCGCCGGGTTGCCCGCATCGATGCCGGCATCCGTGCGGCCGGCATCCCCGAAGCCGGCACCGCCGCCGCCTGATCCGAGGAGGATACCCCCATGGACATCATGCTGTCTGCCGACGAACAGGCCTTCGCCGACGAGGTCCGCCAGTTCATCCGCGACAACCTGCCCGCCGATATCGCCGATAAGGTCCGGCGCGATCAGCATCTGGGCAAGGACGACCATATGCGCTGGCAACAGATTCTGGGCGCGCGCGGCTGGCACGCCTTCACCTGGCCGGCGGAGCATGGCGGACCGGGCTGGACCATCACCCAGCGCTATCTGTTCGAGGTGATTTCCGCCGAGATGGATTGCCCGCTGATCCAGCCCTTCGGCCCGCGTATGGCCGGGCCGGTGATCTATAGCTTCGGCACGCAAGAGCAGCGCGACCGCTTTCTGCCCGGCATCCGCGACAGCACCATCTGGTGGTGTCAGGGCTATTCCGAGCCGCAATCCGGATCGGATCTGGCGTCGCTCGCCACCCGCGCCGAGGATGCCGGCGATCACTATATCGTCAACGGCCAGAAGATCTGGACCAGCTATGCCCATCATGCCGACTGGATGTTCTGTCTGGTTCGCACCGCGAAGGAAGACAAGCCGCAGAAGGGGATTTCCTTTCTGCTGATCGACATGAAGACCCCCGGCATCACCGTGCAGCCGATCCCGATGCTGGAAGGCACCCATTCCTTCAACACCGTGTTCTTCGAAGACGTGAAGGTGCCGAAGGCCAACCGGATCGGCGAAGAGGGCAAGGGCTGGACCTATGCCAAATTCCTGCTGGAGCACGAGCGGGTCGACAATGCCGCGATCGGCGTCACCAAGGCCGCCTTGCGCCGCCTGAAGC from Tistrella bauzanensis harbors:
- a CDS encoding VOC family protein codes for the protein MFHRLRQLCLVARELDPVVADLIAVFDIEICHHDPDVGMFGLHNALLPIGTSFIEVVAPTQPGTTAERYLDRRQGDGGYMVITDTDDLDRWRAHIDAVGVRVAAPLAIGSYQGLQLHPRDTGGALLEINWTEGNGAIDGPYHPAGPDWRGHVRTGLVTAVTDAELQAADPERLARRWAEILRREVRAVGAGEGEGFAFDLDNASLRFVADSDGRGEGLGGVDLAVTDEAAIRRRAAARGLGVADDHVVVGGVRFYLRPAA
- a CDS encoding acyl-CoA dehydrogenase family protein; translated protein: MDLNYSAEQDMLRESVERFMRDVYAFTTRQKLLKQAWNDGAGAAEARAVHAGPHWRRFAELGWLAVPFAEDDGGIGGGPVDFGIVMEGIGRGLAIEPVLPTVMAARLVAEIGTADQKASWLTPALEGRKRLALAFAERQSRYDLTDCATTATASGATASGATASGAAASDDGWVLDGAKAVVLGGHAADGFVVVARSAGARRDAAGISLFLVDADAAGLSVRAYRTNDGTGAADITLRNVTVPASALLGRAGQGAGDLERAIDFAIAAVASEAVGVMAALCEQTLEYLKTRRQFGRPLGDNQVLQHRMVDMVIATEEARSAALHGALMMAVDDPRARARALSLTKIEIGRTATRVGQEAVQLHGAMGVTEELAIGHYFKRLTAIAASFGDIDWHTRRVARIDAGIRAAGIPEAGTAAA
- a CDS encoding acyl-CoA dehydrogenase family protein codes for the protein MDIMLSADEQAFADEVRQFIRDNLPADIADKVRRDQHLGKDDHMRWQQILGARGWHAFTWPAEHGGPGWTITQRYLFEVISAEMDCPLIQPFGPRMAGPVIYSFGTQEQRDRFLPGIRDSTIWWCQGYSEPQSGSDLASLATRAEDAGDHYIVNGQKIWTSYAHHADWMFCLVRTAKEDKPQKGISFLLIDMKTPGITVQPIPMLEGTHSFNTVFFEDVKVPKANRIGEEGKGWTYAKFLLEHERVDNAAIGVTKAALRRLKQIAATEPGPDDRPLIEDPLFAARVTAVEAQLMSLELAALRTLSAVAAGGSPGPASSLLKIRGTEIAQKISELGSEATGYYALPWQPGRLDGTSNEEPVGPEHAGPAANAYLWRRCMSIYGGSNEIQRNIIAKQMLGL